The sequence ACCCTGGAGAAAAAAGTGTCCAGATACCGGGGAGAGTTCGGCGCGGGGGCGATAGAAGGGGTCGTCGGCCCGGAATCCGCCAACAATGCGGCGGCGCAGACCAACTTTATTCCGCTGTTGACGATGGGCATTCCCGGCAGCGGCGTGATGGCGCTGATGCTGGGCGCGATGATGATCCACAATATCCAGCCCGGCCCGCAGGTGATGGCCAACCATCCGCCGCTGTTCTGGGGGCTGGTGGCCTCGATGTGGATAGGCAACCTGATCCTGATTATCCTCAATCTGCCGCTGGTCGGCATCTGGGTGCGTCTGTTGTCCATTCCTTATCGGCTGCTCTATCCGGCGATTCTGGTGTTTTGCTGCGTCGGGGTCTACTCCATCAGCAACTCCGTGTTCGGCATCTATGTGATGGCCTTTTTCGGCGTGCTGGGTTATCTGTTCGTCAAACTGGATATTTCTCCGGTTCCCTTGCTGCTGGGGTTTGTTCTCGGGCCTATGATGGAAACCAGCTTTCGCCGGGCGCTGATGGTTTCGCGCGGCGACCTGAGCGTATTCATCGACCGGCCCATCTCGCTGTCCCTGTTGCTGGCGACGCTGGCATTTGTGCTGCTGGCCCTGTTGCCTAAGTTGAGATTGAGAAAACAGAAACTGTTGGGGGAGACGGAAACGTTATGACGACATTGATTGCGGCGGCGACGGTTAAAACCTGGCTGCACGACGGCGGTGAAATCGCCTTGCTGGACGTGCGCGAGGCGGGGGAGTTCGGCGAAGGGCATCCGCTTTTTGCCGCGTCCGTCCCTTACAGTCGGCTGGAATTGGATGTCGGGCGCCTGGTGCCGCAGACCCATACCCGCATTGTGCTGCTCGGCGGCGAAAACCAGACCGCGGAAAAATCGGCCCGGCGGCTGAAGGAACTGGGCTATCAGCAGGTTTATATCCTGTCCGGCGGCATTGAGGGCTGGCGACAGGCGGGGTATGGGGTATTCAAAGGCGTTTATGTGCCCTCCAAAGTGTTCGGCGAACTGGTGGAGCACGAATACGCCACGCCTAGCCTGAGCGCCGCCGAACTGCATGACTTGCAGCAAGGGCCGCAGCCGGTGCTGTTGCTGGATGGGCGTCCGCTGGATGAATTTCACAAGATGAGCCTGCCGGGGGCGGTATGTTGTCCCAACGCCGAATTGCCCTACCGGCTGCATTCGCTGGTGGCCGATGAGCGTATCCCGGTGGTGATCAACTGCGCCGGAAGGACGCGCAGCATTCTGGGGGCGCAAATCCTGCTGTCGGCGGGCGTCCGCAATCCGGTATATGCGCTGGAGAACGGCACTCAGGGCTGGTATTTGCAGGGATATCCGCTGGAGTCGGGCAGCGCCAGCCGCTATCCGCCGGTGGATGGCGCCGCGCCTGTCCTGCACTCGCGGCGCGAGGCGGCGCGCGCTTTCGCCGTACGCCAGGGGGTAAGCTGGATCGACGGCGCAACGTTGCGGACCTGGAAAAAGGAACAGCAGCGCAATCTGTTTGTGTTTGATGTCAGAACGGCGGAAGAGTTTGCGCAAGGCAGCCTTGCCGGAGCGGCGCACGCGCCGGGCGGCCAGCTGTTGCAGAATACCGATGTGTTTATCGGCGTGCGCGGCGCGCGGGTGGTGCTGGCCGACGTAGACGCGATCCGCGCGCCCATTATCGCCGGCTGGCTGAAACAGATGGGGCACGAGGTTTATCTGCTGGCCGAATTCGAACTCGCGCCTCCGTCGCCTGAAGCGCGGGAGGCGATAGCGGCGGAAAAAATCATCGATCTGCCACGCTTGGCGCAGGGGCTGGCGCAAAATAGCCTGCGCGTTATCGACCTCAGATCCAGCCAGAGCTATCGCCACGCGCATCTGGAAAACGCCGTCTGGTCCATTCGCCCGCGGATTGAAAGCCTGCTGGCCGCGGAGTCGCGTCCCGTGGTGTTGGTCGCCGACGATTTGCGCCTGGCCGCGCTGGCGGAAAAAGAGGTTCCCGCCGCGCTGCCGGTCTATTACGCGCGCGCCGATATCGACGCCTGGCGGGCGGCGGGACTGCCGCTGGTCTCTACGCCCGATGCGCCGCCCGATGCGCAGCGAATCGACTATCTGTTTTTTGTTCACGACCGTCATGCGGGCAATAAAGAAGCGGCTCGTCGCTATCTGGCGTGGGAAACCGGTCTGATTGACCAACTGGACGCGCAGGAAAGAGCGTCATTCAGGCTGCGGCCGTAAGCGTTTAGGCCGCGCCATGCGCCGGGTTGCCTGCTGATCACCGATCTGCTCAATTCGCGCATGGCCAGCCTGTAATCACTCCCCTCACGCTTCCGAACCCGGCGTGAGGCGGCTTAAAAGCATCCGCCTGGGAACGTTATCGATCCCGCATCACGTCCCGGCGGGCCCGATCGACCAGCGACAGGTAGCGTTGCAGGCGGTTTTTGCGCTCGGCCAGCAGCAGGCGCTTGGTCCACTCCAGCGCATTGCCGGAATGGGACGCCAGGCGCGCGGCCAGCTCCAATGCCGCGTCATAGGCATTCGGCGCCACCTGGTTGACCAGGCCCATGGCCAGCGCCTCGTCGGCAGCGAAAGTGCGGGCGCTGAGCATGATATCCAGCGCGGCGGCCTCGCCGATCAGGCCCGGCAGGGTAATGGCGCTGAAACCTGAAAGCATGCCGTGACGCACTTCCGGAAAGCTGAACTGGGTGTCGTGCTGGGCTATGCGGAAATCACAGTGGATCGCCAGGCTGATGCCGAGGCCCAGAGTGTAGCCGTGTAGCGCCGCCACCACCGGTTTAGTCAGGTCGTTGCCGACGCCGGGCAGGGCGCGGGCCAGCAGGTCGCTGCTCACCGTTTCGCCGGTGGCTTCGATCTCCTTAAGGTCGGAACCGGCGCAAAAAGCCCGCTCTCCGGCGCCGCGCAGCACAATGGCGCGAACCTCGCGGTCCTTTTGCGCCCGCTCCCAGATCTCGGCCAGCTCGTGTTTGGCCGCGCTGTCGAGCGCGTTCAGGCGCTCTGGGCGATCCAGCGTGACCACCAGCAGGCCCGCGCCCCTATTTTGGTATTCGACTGTCATGGCTTCGATTTCGCAATAGATGAAAGGTAAAAGAAAGACGTTTTGCCTCTTGAGCTCGGCGTCAAAGTAGGGAAAACTTAGTTGATGAGCACAATACGCACAACATGTTTGTTATATGAACATGCTCTTATAACATCACAAACGGTTATAAAACAATGAAAGCATTAGTCCTGCAAGCCTTCGGCGAACCGCATCAGCTGCAACTGCAAGAAGTGCCCACGCCCGCCGCCGGGCCCGGCGAGGTGCTGGTGAGGGTGCACGCGGCCGGGGTTTGTCACCACGATCTGCTGCACCGGGCGGGTAAGCT comes from Brenneria nigrifluens DSM 30175 = ATCC 13028 and encodes:
- a CDS encoding rhodanese-like domain-containing protein gives rise to the protein MTTLIAAATVKTWLHDGGEIALLDVREAGEFGEGHPLFAASVPYSRLELDVGRLVPQTHTRIVLLGGENQTAEKSARRLKELGYQQVYILSGGIEGWRQAGYGVFKGVYVPSKVFGELVEHEYATPSLSAAELHDLQQGPQPVLLLDGRPLDEFHKMSLPGAVCCPNAELPYRLHSLVADERIPVVINCAGRTRSILGAQILLSAGVRNPVYALENGTQGWYLQGYPLESGSASRYPPVDGAAPVLHSRREAARAFAVRQGVSWIDGATLRTWKKEQQRNLFVFDVRTAEEFAQGSLAGAAHAPGGQLLQNTDVFIGVRGARVVLADVDAIRAPIIAGWLKQMGHEVYLLAEFELAPPSPEAREAIAAEKIIDLPRLAQGLAQNSLRVIDLRSSQSYRHAHLENAVWSIRPRIESLLAAESRPVVLVADDLRLAALAEKEVPAALPVYYARADIDAWRAAGLPLVSTPDAPPDAQRIDYLFFVHDRHAGNKEAARRYLAWETGLIDQLDAQERASFRLRP
- a CDS encoding enoyl-CoA hydratase/isomerase family protein, yielding MTVEYQNRGAGLLVVTLDRPERLNALDSAAKHELAEIWERAQKDREVRAIVLRGAGERAFCAGSDLKEIEATGETVSSDLLARALPGVGNDLTKPVVAALHGYTLGLGISLAIHCDFRIAQHDTQFSFPEVRHGMLSGFSAITLPGLIGEAAALDIMLSARTFAADEALAMGLVNQVAPNAYDAALELAARLASHSGNALEWTKRLLLAERKNRLQRYLSLVDRARRDVMRDR